A window of the Vanessa tameamea isolate UH-Manoa-2023 chromosome 22, ilVanTame1 primary haplotype, whole genome shotgun sequence genome harbors these coding sequences:
- the LOC113396584 gene encoding uncharacterized protein DDB_G0280315-like produces MGIGNIANIGQSNIGGLLGPSGNIGNVANIGQSNLAAILTYLYGNGQNYYSYGKGYNNYDNNNNYYNNKNNYNNNKYNYNDNNNYNNNYYNNNNNYNKYNNYGEDRNIERPCQVFDTYCIRKYFAENSKCKESQGPVPDPMYRAQSTSFLPRVNLTMTSHDALYSGLNGRIEEFYINKETDKLVLAIEFRNLTFYSKDTYFRFHRRGREPIVNVDYLYVNYKSVVSTIVIPNRKDLQLQKSETVSYVNEVPIFSIGKNAFDHPDSTVQLTKIQIVTDISTDAQEMELTESAFYASTFIQYSICDFGLKVL; encoded by the exons ATGGGTATCGGCAACATTGCTAACATCGGACAAAGCA ATATTGGTGGGCTTCTGGGTCCATCTGGTAATATCGGTAATGTTGCTAACATCGGGCAAAGCA ATCTTGCAGCTATTCTCACCTATTTATACGGCAATGGCCAGAACT ATTATTCATACGGTAAAGGATACAACAACTACGataataacaacaattattataataataaaaataattacaacaacaataaatataattacaacgacaacaacaattacaataacaactattataacaacaacaataattacaataaatacaataattatg GCGAGGATAGAAACATCGAACGGCCTTGTCAAGTCTTCGACACTTACTGTATCAGAAAGTACTTCGCGGAGAACTCGAAATGCAAGGAATCCCAAGGCCCAGTACCCGACCCTATGTACAGAGCTCAGTCCACGTCGTTCCTCCCAAGAGTTAATCTAACGATGACCTCTCATGATGCTCTATACAGTGGTCTTAATGGCAGAATCGAGGAGTTCta CATCAACAAAGAAACGGATAAATTGGTCCTGGCTATCGAATTCCGTAACTTAACTTTCTACTCGAAAGACACTTACTTCCGGTTCCATCGACGCGGAAGAGAACCCATTGTCAACGTGGACTATCTCTACGttaattaca AATCCGTGGTGTCTACTATCGTTATTCCGAACAGGAAAGACCTTCAGCTGCAGAAGAGCGAAACCGTGTCCTACGTCAATGAAGTCCCAATATTTAGCATTGGAAAAAATGCTTTCGATCACCCAG attcaaCGGTTCAGTTGACTAAGATTCAAATTGTTACTGACATTTCAACGGATGCTCAAGAAATGGAATTAACTGAAAGCGCGTTCTACGCTTCCACCTTCATACAGTACAGCATCTGTGACTTTGGTCTTAAAGTTTTGTAA